The Solenopsis invicta isolate M01_SB chromosome 3, UNIL_Sinv_3.0, whole genome shotgun sequence region TGTGTTAAGGCGCGTACTGACTTGAGCATTTTTACGCGCACGAACAGTTTGCGCGCACAAATGCTCGCGTCTGGACGTGTCAATTTTGTTTTGACGCACACTGTTTGCACGCACGAACGCTATTCGTCGCTTGTCGGTACTTCAAATGATTTACGTGCGAAACGGTGCTCAGTTTGGACATGTTCGTGGAACAGAAAAGTTGTGCGCGAAAAAATGGAGTGGTCAAATGAAACAACTCTGCAATTAATAGAGAAACACGAAAAATTACCCATATTATGGAATGTgaaacatcaattttattttaatcgcaATAAATTCAAAATCTTTAGATGACATCCGAACAAAGTTGTAAAATTGCCCgttgttttcttaaaattttaagtcaGCTAGTAGATTATGAGCAGATTATGTTTGCGCAAAGTACGTATTATAATGTACGCTGCAGCTGCTATGGTGATATCTCTTGACGACATTTTGCTACTTATTCTGACGAACGACTGGTGCACAGTTTTGCGCGCACAAACAAATATCGTGGACATCGAAAAAAGTTTCCACGTACGAGCATTCGTGCGCACAAACTGTTTGTGCGCGTAAAAATGCTCAAGTCAGTACGCGCCTTTAGATTGGacaagaattatattttatataatacacatattttatattgcgttccaatttttataaacaaaatttctttaaaagcatattatttttgttttggtatgtgtttcaaaactttttaatgtttattataaagcagtttaacattaaaatattttaatgcataaaGATGCAAAATATTTCGACAAAATATATCTCATCTTATATCACTTATATTACTTGTATTCCAAAATTCATCAGATATTCTTAACGAGATTACTTAACGATGGCAACTTTTTGGATTTTCTATGAATATTTGTTGAAACTAATTTCAGATAGTAGCTATAACATAGATAAggtaaagatattattaaatggTATATTCGTAAACTTAAACCAAACActttcgataaaattatttttatatttttataataataattcaaaacttAATGTAGGATTAAGAATAATGATGTCACAAGGTTTGTTGTGTGAGAGTCCAATATTTATCGGATGAATAAACGAGACAAGCTTCAGAGAACGATATCACGAGTAAATTGGATACAGTACGTTAGGATGCTTCTAGCACGCACGACGCCATGATGTCCTCTCTCTTGACTCCGTCGTCTCGCTCGACGACGATCCTGCCTATATCGATCTCAACACGATCGATACGTCGAAGTCGCGCGCGTAGCTCAAAGCCATACCTTATTTCTAAGATCACATCCCAcattaatgtatattatgttAATGAAGCATTatctttaagttaaaaaaaattaaaagtctatcatttataataaaaaagttatgtaattttttccGACAACATGCATCCTGACCCCACTGTGCGCCGTTTCCACGACCTGCAACGACGGGGCACGCGTTGCTTCCATAATTGTAACTGCGATGTCCGCTACCTGATCCAACGAATCTTCCGTTCACTAGACGCGGCTGAATATGAGTGGATAGACCAAATCGTTTGCAATATCTTATCACCGACAACGTTGCCGGCGAGGCTACGAAGATGACGCAAAAATTGTGATGGCTTGCGGTCGCCGATTTCCTCGTGCTCGAGCGACGCGTCTTATGCTCTTGCGATGAGCTAAGGCGTTTAATCCGTTCTGATTTTAATATTCCGTACGCGCACTTTTCCGGCGGATTCAATAGGATGTCACGAATCTCGGCGGTATAATGCGGACCGATTGCCGTCAATGCGTATCCGAACTTCGAGTCGACCATTATTCATGCGGCTTGAAAACTACAATCTATGATACTAAACTACAATTCCGGATCCGTGGGCGAAAACTACGGCATTTGCATGCCCACGCGGCTTACTTCGGGCACAAACTATCCTCGCGGCTCTAATACGCAAGTTGCACCGTCGATTGCGCTGGAAGCTGCACCAGTGGTTGCCTAGGCGGCTGCGTCGACGCCTGTCCCTCGTCGTTGTGTATGAGAGGCATGTTGCTACACTTCTGTCCGTCCGTGCACTAACAATTTCACCCACAAACACGCGTTAATTGTCAAAATTCCGCGAAACTTTGCGtttgatcgtaaaaaaaaaaatattgaaaaaagatgATCACATCGGCGTCATCACTTTGGAGTACGAATGTGTAGAGATGCACGGAGGTTCATAAAGTAGACAATTGAAGTGtgtataaatatagtttttactttaaattatcaaatataacaTGGGAGAAACTTATCGATATCAAAATTGAGTGCGTGGCGGAGATGCGTCACTGGCCGTAATCGGAAAAGATCTGGTAACAGGTCTTGTTCGGACAAACCATTTCACTTCTTAACCATTGTATGTTGAGCGGGTTAAAACGTGCTCTAACAGTGGCAATATGCAACATTTATGATTACCGAATGTTAGAAGGTTTATGACTAACATCCGGAGACCATAGCTCGgttgatgaaatttttttttgtttctttttttctttttctttcgtatGAGGATTGTGATAATTGATTGCCACAAgataaaaaaaggattaaaagtataatatataaatttgggTAATTGTACAGTTGTtgtacaattattgtaaaaaatactttCTCCACCGTTAGTTGAGTTAATGAAGAATCTCATGAAGAATCAAAAGGAACAGATGGTATCTGCTCCCCATAAACTAATAAATTGGGATCGGAATAGGGTGTAGGTGACGATGGAAGTGGTATCGTCGATAAGCGCATCAAACCTTTCAATAATCTTGTACTAGCGCTTGGTTGAGTTGGCCAATTACTGGAGTTTTTGTTCCAACTTGTATCATTTTTGTCTTGTGCAAagttctgatttaaaaaaaagggaaaacatTAGTTTGTTTTAACACTCTTTCTaatatagtattaaattaatcaaaaacgttgtatttattttaaaaacaccaCGAAGAAAACTCACACTAAGAAACGAACAAAACGTATAGAaacataaattcaaaaaatttttcaagttttgaaGCCTAAAATTCTCGAAAAACTCTAATTtactataagaaatatattgcTCATCGTATTTAGTAATAGTAAACAAAAGCCCGGTTGATTATGTGCTTTTCAAATGATTACTGTTCTGTTCAAATAGACCGATGTTGCTCGATTCTACAAACATCCATCCTTCGTAATTATTCGATTCTTAGCCAATTCAGTTTAAGTGAAAATTGtcttctataatttttagaCAACTCACAATAAGATAATTGACTTTGTGATAcgtctttaaaaagaaaagcgaTTTGGGCTTGAATAATTTCTGGATTTAATTCTGTAATACGTGGAAATTGGACGAATATACGGAGCTATATGTACTCAGATATTAATTTGGAGTTCACGTTATTCTCACAATGTGATAATCACGCTGTGCGTGCAAAAGTGCATCACAGTGCTCTCACAATGTGATGGGCGCACACGTGAACGCGTAAAAGGTCGTGTAGGGGCTTGTGCCCTTTGCGCTATGTGCAgcgcttttatttctttttttccctgcCTCGTGGCTGAGCTTGGATTGAAAGTTGAATTGGGATGAAGAATTATTTGTGTTTTCTTTAAACTGaatttgcttaattttattaacattcgAGGCGAGTGCACGTACAGTTATTGACCCATACAGTAAATTAAACTAACGAAAACTAGTGAATCGAACGGATGTTTGTGCTTGAGACCGGTACGTGCCGAATTTCGTACCAAGATGACGAGAAACAACGTTACATGCGTGAGGCACGCGATGTTGATGAAGACGCATGCGCGAATAGTGACATCTGCGAGCTCACGATGGCCACTCGCCAATTGGTGATTATTTGAATACATGTGTAcgagtacacccaaggactttgattctgtccatgggaaaattttccaaactgagaagttgctatctttctacatacttacacttcatgattaacgtaacgaccaataagctctagtcgtttcattaatcataaactgcgagtatatagaaagtggtgacttctcagtttagaaaattttcccatggacagaatcaaagtccttgggtgtacatgcaCCAGAGCCGACGGCGCGATGCCACCATTGCACGGCGGGTgtggactccgcgcagcacacccTCGagcactgtccagcgtgggaggggCTGCGCGGAGTCTTAAAAGACGAGATCGGTGAGGATCTCTCCCTGGGGGCCGTCATAGGCAAGATGGTCCTCAGGGAGAGCAGTTGGAAGGCGGTCGCCTCCTGCGAACAGGTtatgtcgcagaaggaggcggcagagagagagaggcagagacAGAGAGGAGGAAGACTGGGGGGGAGAGGCCGTCGTAGCCGTCGTAGACGTCGACCTCCCCGAAGAGGCGGTGGAGGCGCCGAGGACTCCCGTCCTCCGCGAGACCGCCCGGACCCACGAGGCGGTGGGGGTCCCCCCCGTAAAAGAAGAAGGGGAGCTGAGGGGGCAGTGTCTCCCTCTCTCCCGACCatcgaagaagaagaggaggggGGGTAATGGCAGCGTTCCGCCGGTCGAGGCCTCTCCCAGCCCTGCTGAATGCCCGGCCTTGCGGACCCGAAGCAGGGCGAGAAAGCGAGCCGCAACTAACACTACCGACTAACACGGAGGGAGGGCCTCCCTCCCACGCACAAACGGGAGGAAGACAACCCTCCCAGACTCGCCGGGCGGAGATGGCCAAGCTTTCCATCTCCCGTGAATCTGTGGGAGCCGACGCCCATCTACGAGGCACGGCTAGGCCCGGGACCactccggcgggggccggaacCCCGGGCCCATACCCCCAACAacaacaggggaagaggcggggagGGGACGGTGTCCCCTCTCCCCGACCTAAGGCAGACAAGCCTCGAtgccctgccgggggacccaATGTTTGGGTGCCCCCGGCGAGACGAGTCGGCTCAGCCGAcaggtccggggggctccggaagtatgctgcacgcgttcccggagtcccccagtcatggaccagggcaggacacccggagaggttttagtgggtatgtctccgccgacacgtcgtcggcggggaaaagccccacataaccaccaggcctcccccgaggtctggggtatgcggtaacgcatttcctctccgtaaaaaaaaaaaaaaaaaaaaaagggtgtacatgcaccggcagaaatggtgtccctccgcgctgacgctcggctgccgcacataCGCGaagcgcacgtacgtgtttggCTGCGTTCGAAAATTCACTCGTGAGGGTAGAGTAGGGTTCGGTGTGGGTAGACTTGAACTCAACTCTGAGTTAATGGACTTTTCGAACGCAGGAGGTAAAACGAAAGTCCAATATGGCGTCAGCTCGTCAGctgcaataatattattatcatacaGGATGTGTATGCACGTGTATTATGTTATCTTCGTGTTGAGCAGTGTTGATGTCGAGTGTTGAGAATGGGAATGGGACTTCGTGCTTAGACGTCAAGTCCGTCTAAAGTTTGTACGTGTTCGCCCGTCATTGATTTTTTAACCTccgattgcatcacaatcggctTGTCGGGACAACGCAGTTGTCTTTGTGCATTGTGTGGCATGGTCGTAACGTTTCTGGTGCTTCTTCTCAAGGGATGGGCATCAGTAACCTGGACAATCGACGTGGAAGCGGATAGAGTCCGTTTGGGGCGTTGAACGAGTACGTATGTATTAGTCTgctactaaaaatatttttgaaatcgtcgattgcatcacaatcgaCAATTATTcgaatacattatttttattttcggttgctagttttgtatttttgcgttaaacaattaattttccgAAGGGCGGTATCGTTTCCGGTTTTTTTGACGGGTGCTATAATCGCTAAactaaaaagaagaagaagtagGTTGTTTAATGTATtctttttgaatattaatataccTTCTTTCTGCTTTAcagattaaaaagaaacaatgaTAAATTCAACAAGACGTCGAATGTTATTTTGTACAATCATCAGTCAGagatttatagaaatattgttgaaTGCTGCGATTTTTGAAAATGATGAAAGTGACGACAATGATTTGGAGAACattgttttaatagaaaatattaatcgaATTCGGGGAAAACGACAAATTCCACCACGTATAACTGGTTTCGTAGAAAATGTAATTCCTCGATATAATAATCAACAATTTCGTCGTCACTTTAGAATGAAAccagaaatttttgaaaatttggaaaatCGTTTAGGACCATTGTTATTTAATCCTGAAGCTTTAGGACGTCCAGCTATACCCATACGTACCCAGCTCTTGGCCACAATCTGGCTACTTAGCACACCAGATTCTTTCAGGTATGTGGCATTTTTTGGatcatataacaataaataaacatgaatattataataaacataaattcttGTTGCAGATCTGTTGgtgaaaaatttgatatgagCAAGTCTTCGCTTAATGACAGTGTGCGTCGTGTTGTTCAATCATTAAACAGTATTGCAAATGAAGTCATTACATGGCCTATAGGTGAACAATTGGCAGCTTCAAAGGAGAAATTTAACCATTTTGGAGATACTCCTATGCCCGGTGTAATAGGAGCAATTGATGCgtcttacatttttataaagcaaCCAAACATTCaggtgtttttttaaatatgtaattactattcaaattttgttttatttgataACGAGATGTACCAtatttgtctttctttttctttgcagGAAGTTGCCCTTCATTATAAATGCAGAAAAATGCAATATGCTATAGTTCTTCAAGCAATCTGTGACGCAGATTTGCGGTTAATAGATTGTCTTACGGGTTATCCTGGATCCGTAGGCGACTACAGAATTTTTCGGAACTCGGATATTTGTAAACGTATTAATAGAAACCCACCAGCCTTTTTTCCAAATGGCGAATATATTATCGGTGCTAAAGCATATCCTGTTCTAACGTGGTGTATTCCTCCTTTCAGAGATAATGGGCGTCTCACAgaggtaaattttaaatatggcaatattaaatatattttgtcattaataataactttctaAATAACATGATTGTTTTAGGAGCAGAAaaggtttaataaaattttatcacagAAGCGGCAAACGATAGAAAGAGCTTTTGCTCTTCTAAAAGGGCGATTCAGGCGATTAAAGTTCTTAGACATGTCTCGTCTGGATTTAATACCATTTTTCATTCTTGCTGCCTGCGTCCTACATAATATTTGCCTACAAAGCAATGATGATGTCGAAGATTTTATAGGAGAAGGAAGAGAACCGGAAGAGCAAGGTAATCACGATAGAGAAATTGAAGATTATGATGAATGGCAAGAGTTTGCCGATGGTGAAATTAAACGGAATTATTTATGTCTTGTTGTTTCGGGAAGACAATAAAGTTTTTACCAAAAGTAGCTATTTGCTTACGACATATATATTGTGATAAgaatgatttaatataataaaaaatttgtatatatatatactaataatttttctgttgtactttatttctttaatttcaattctcacagattataattgttaattaacttTCCTGAAATCAATGTAGCTGAAGTAATTGTgttagaaatgaataaaaaatgtatgcttttattttattttttattaatgtaacaagTTTAATTACACACTTTGTAaaacaattaacatttttaatattcataaaacaacTGAAATGatagaaacattttaataatatttgcaattattcgtaatctatttatacattatatgtatatatagtgtgcgtgcgtgcgtgtgtatgtgtgtgtgtgtgtgtacgctcGCGCGTGCGTGAGTAGAAGATACTGTACATGtcataatgtatttataaacaaaaatctttatttgtaatttaatctaAGAATCACTTTGAAATGTTTTTCAGCgtgtacatttttttgtaacgaTTGAGCAAATAAACGCAtagaacaaattaatattatatctcaatattatagaaatacatacctttcttattttttgtaaatatataagtaaacaCAGTTATTTTGACGCATTTGAAATACGCAATACAAAACGGAACAAACTTATCACATAATAGAATCAAGAGACGTTACATCTTTTATCGTTTAGAAAACGGCGGTCTTgtacttaagaaaaaaattgcactttAATGCACCTTGTAAATTGAGACTGCCTACTAAATTTtggcattatttaataaaattctgggaaaacttttttacatataactttcctatttacgttaaaaaatgttataaatttgagTTTTGACGCGGCtgaagtaaatatttcaaatctgGAATCTTTTGATTATAATTGCGTCGTTATTTGagaatttactaataaaattacatatcaTTTGAGTTGATAAAGATGTATAGTAACTTTTACCAAATCATCAGAATTTTTGCTACTAATTAAGGGCAAGTGCTACATATGTACTACTTGAGTTAAACGTCTCAATAATTAAACGATCATAGTAAGTTTCAATAAGTAATGTAAGCAACTGTTTGCCAATGACATTTAAACTATCTTTgctaaattttcaaacaaattacactaaattatataaaagatctgtaagaaataaaacctttttacaataatgGATTTTGTTGTATATATTTCAAGTTTGGAACGATTTAGTAGTCCATATTGTAGTTGCCAGATACAAAAGACTCGgggaaaaatttttgtatataattatatataattatatcaaacaatttttttcccaaGACTATTTTAGCTTTCCACAGAAGCATATGTAAATTCTCAAATTTTCAATCGATACAAGCAGTcgtaaagaagaaaataatcaCGACAAAAATCAACAGCTTATAAGAGACAAAGagcaaaaatttctaatatcacatgtaattattatataatactgcGCAAAGTATCACAAATGATATTGCAACTGCAAGAACTGCAAATCTAACTTACACTTATACTAaacaaaagttgttttttactGTTAAAACTGTTAAAACTTATCAAATCAGGTAAGAATAAGCTGATGAAAacgtgaaatataaaaataagcttaaGCTCAAATGCAAAAACTTCTTgataaaatgtaacattacattttatcaaGAAGTTTTTGCATTTGAGCTTCATAAGAATCAATAGCTCTGTTGAG contains the following coding sequences:
- the LOC113004442 gene encoding putative nuclease HARBI1 — protein: MINSTRRRMLFCTIISQRFIEILLNAAIFENDESDDNDLENIVLIENINRIRGKRQIPPRITGFVENVIPRYNNQQFRRHFRMKPEIFENLENRLGPLLFNPEALGRPAIPIRTQLLATIWLLSTPDSFRSVGEKFDMSKSSLNDSVRRVVQSLNSIANEVITWPIGEQLAASKEKFNHFGDTPMPGVIGAIDASYIFIKQPNIQEVALHYKCRKMQYAIVLQAICDADLRLIDCLTGYPGSVGDYRIFRNSDICKRINRNPPAFFPNGEYIIGAKAYPVLTWCIPPFRDNGRLTEEQKRFNKILSQKRQTIERAFALLKGRFRRLKFLDMSRLDLIPFFILAACVLHNICLQSNDDVEDFIGEGREPEEQGNHDREIEDYDEWQEFADGEIKRNYLCLVVSGRQ